The sequence below is a genomic window from Uranotaenia lowii strain MFRU-FL chromosome 2, ASM2978415v1, whole genome shotgun sequence.
AGCTCACGGTGAGTATAGGCACAGCGCATTTCCCCGGAGATAGCACCGACATACCCCAAACGATGGTTGTAGAATGTATGAGAAAACGCCGGACGCGAAACTAGCAATTTCTCAAAGGCTGCGTTCTGGAGAAGTACAGACGTGAACAATTGAGGTAAGTCCTTATTAGAGTTTCCTACAtaaaacaacattaaaattttcaatgagggAAACAAATTTACGAACATAACAGTCAACAAGTCCTCGATTTGACTTTTTGCACACCTCTGTTAGAATCACTGTCGCCTGATCACaaacattttaaggaaaaaaacacaaccTGAAAgccttaagcctagtccacactaggagacggttcgtctcgagacggtctcagcgtctcccattttcatcgagagacactgagaccgtctcaggtttccaacaacaacagacaacaaagtttgtctcataacaaaaatcgcagttcatgttgtctagtgtggactaggctttaagACTTTTCAGATTAACAtccattgttttaaaaataatggagaagatGTTTTTACACAAATGAATAAGATACCTGACGAGTACGTTAAATCGCTGTTTCCTAGCTTAAGTTAGCTAAACAATTTTTCGTTCACCTAAAAAAAGGCAAGTACGCTCAGCGGCTACGGCCTAACATATGTACCTTAACACTATTCTAGAGGCAAAGAATGAGAACTTGATTCTTTTCTAGACACTGCTGAAGAGACATTCAACAACCCATCACAAACCTACTCATCTCATATCATACTCAAAATCGttatagatgaaaaaaaaggtccagacttagtctaatattttcGCTAAATCATGAATTTCTTCAACCATGAATGTTCGGACAGTGCTCAATTGCTTCACTAgattatttttgtattatttattttaaacatgATAAAGGATGTATTAATGTAGGATAACTGCAAAATACACAAATCACTTACACATGACGAGGTCAAACGGCAGCTTCTCCGCGGTTCTGCAGAATTTTCAATTCGATTTGTTGACGGGCGCGGTTTTATTCGTACTCTAGAACCTTCTTATGATAAAACAGGAGATAGCTGAAaacacagaagaaaaaaattaaacaagaacTGTTAATATCGCGCCCAACTTACCCCTCGCTATCCAGCACCTGCTTTAGTGTGGCAGTCGTTATGATGTGATCGTCGCACTTGACCCAGGTGTCCTTCTGGTGTCGAACGTAGGCCGTATAGTGGCCGGCATCCAGAGTTCCCACGTGGTTGATCACGGCGTACAGCGAGTATCGAAAGTCACTGGTGTCGTGGTGTTTAGCCGGGTCATTCTCACCGGTCTGGTTGGAAGTGGTAGCGCTGCCGTGCTTCCGATCCACCGATTTCGACGATTTTGATGAGGACGACGACGAGGTGGACCCTGAGGTTGATTGTTCAGACTTTTTCTTGGACATAAATGGAGCCATATCTAGCTCCGCCGGGAATGAGATAAAAGTGGAGATCTTTTTGTcaatctgaaaaaaacaaaggattactgaatttttaatgaaaatatctaCTTTGAAAAACTTCTCACCAGACTAGAATGCTCGAAACGTTTCAAATGGAAGCTGGCAACGATTGGAAGTGTGCGCATCGACAGCTGTTTGGTCGATTCCTGGTAGCTTTTGCAGCTGGAACACTTAATTTTAGCACTGGAACCCAGATGCTCGGCTCGCGTGAATCGCTCCAGACAGTCGATCAACGATTTCGGTGGCCCTCCGTAGCCCTGGTTCTGAGCCTCACCCAAATCCAGGGAGATATCCCAGAACGGATCGATTGTGGTGGACACGCCATTGCACGCTTGGCACACAACATCCGACTGCAACCCGCCGGTAAAGATTTGATCGATGATGCAGTTGCACTGGGTCGGATTATTGTCCGGAGGCGGTGGAGGCAGTTGCTGTTGTTTGGATTTTTCCGCTGCTGCTGCAGCTGCCGCGGCCATTTCGTTCATCGAAATCTTGCAGTGACGATGCAACACGTCTAGCGTAGCAATGAAGAACTCATGCGCATCCTGTTGCTCGTAGCCGGCCAGATGACGGGCGTGGTTCCAGATCAGATGTAACAAACGGTGCAGCGAGAGTGGCCCTCTTTCGCCGGAATAGAATTCCTGTAACAAAATATATCCGCTTTAAAAGACTCCAAAAACAAAGGGACATTTTTCATCTGGCCTACCTGAAAAAGTCGAGAAACTTCGCACACCAAACACTTGGCAGCGGTTTTCGCAGTACACTCGTGCCTTTCCGAGAGAAAATAATCTCGTAACAAGGGAGTGTGTATCAGTGCCTGAACAATGCAGTTCATGAAACACGTTGATCCGAGATTCAACAGCCCTCGTAGACCGATGCTGGTGAAGGAACTTACGTGACGCCGTTTCGGATTCTTCAGCAGCAGCTCTATTTCGAGCCTGGTCGGGGACCACGGACGCCACGATAGACTTTTGTTCATGGTTCTGGCCTCCTTCCTCAAATGTCTTTCGGCAATAGCTTGACATTCGCTGTCGTAAATGAAGTCCTTGCACTGATAGCAGTACAACATACCATAGCACAGTTCTAAAACTATGTAGTGCTTGTTTTGCTTGCAGTGATCACCAATGTGAGCACCCTTGCAGCCAAAATAAATGCAATGTAGGCAGGAATAGAGCTGCGGACCGGATCCGCCACATTTATAGCACAGACAGGATAAGGCCTTCCGCCGTCTGGCTTCCTTGTTGATGCAAACGCTGAAGCACGCATGGACCACACTGAACGACTCCAAGCCGTATTCCTTCACGAAACTGGCGAAATGGGCACAGCCATGCTGTTCGGACATCCTGATTAGTTGTCAACACCTTACTTTGTGCTATGAACCAAATCGATGAACACTTCCGGCGTCAGTCTTGTAATACAACTTCAGTTTTAAAACCTCGAAAAACTAAACAATACTAAACCGGTTGAACATTTCCCGTTGAAAATGTTCCGAACACCCTCAAAAGAATAATTAATACTTTGTTTAGCGCAAAACTGCCGACCGGATTTCGTTTTACGGTTCCAAGTTTGATTCATCCAAACCGCAGTCCCGCAAACCGATATTGATGGAGAAAATCCAGCAATAATAAACGGCCAGGtggattttcttttgtttcagcAGCGACTGACGTTCATCCAGGTGTGAAGAACGAAGCGATCACAAcagaatgaaaatttggaacaaaaaaacatcGCAAACACTGAATCAAATCATCTTTTTCTTGTGAAAAGCGGAATGTCGTTCGTCTGTTTTATCCGGGTATAGCTTTGGATAATGTGCCGAACATGACCTACCTGAACATGACAGCTGTTGAACACTAAATACGATATTTAaactgatagtctcagctctgtcgAAGCAATCCACTCTATTAGCTGCAGTTTTCGTTTATGAGCAGAGGCAACCTAGTTCTCCACGAGTTTCGGCCTAACTGCTGTCATTGTGTTCGCTTATCAATTCAGAAGTCCATCAGTTTTGTCCGAGTTTTGaacctatttatttatttatttgcatcgtcccgggtgacaatttttaccgtattcgtATTCACCA
It includes:
- the LOC129747553 gene encoding ubiquitin carboxyl-terminal hydrolase nonstop yields the protein MSEQHGCAHFASFVKEYGLESFSVVHACFSVCINKEARRRKALSCLCYKCGGSGPQLYSCLHCIYFGCKGAHIGDHCKQNKHYIVLELCYGMLYCYQCKDFIYDSECQAIAERHLRKEARTMNKSLSWRPWSPTRLEIELLLKNPKRRHVSSFTSIGLRGLLNLGSTCFMNCIVQALIHTPLLRDYFLSERHECTAKTAAKCLVCEVSRLFQEFYSGERGPLSLHRLLHLIWNHARHLAGYEQQDAHEFFIATLDVLHRHCKISMNEMAAAAAAAAEKSKQQQLPPPPPDNNPTQCNCIIDQIFTGGLQSDVVCQACNGVSTTIDPFWDISLDLGEAQNQGYGGPPKSLIDCLERFTRAEHLGSSAKIKCSSCKSYQESTKQLSMRTLPIVASFHLKRFEHSSLIDKKISTFISFPAELDMAPFMSKKKSEQSTSGSTSSSSSSKSSKSVDRKHGSATTSNQTGENDPAKHHDTSDFRYSLYAVINHVGTLDAGHYTAYVRHQKDTWVKCDDHIITTATLKQVLDSEGYLLFYHKKVLEYE